The following proteins come from a genomic window of Plutella xylostella chromosome 22, ilPluXylo3.1, whole genome shotgun sequence:
- the LOC125490308 gene encoding uncharacterized protein LOC125490308 yields the protein MPLSTCTVETITSLQIKELTIRLTKIENLFFEFDNIQTRIELLCDDEQQYLEREIFESQYYSTVSIAQEIIENYSKTNENKNENHSSNKSTCSAACSGQFNNVKLPTINLPKFDGNYLTWLEYRDTFDSLINSNESISNINKFHYLRASLEGNAAVVIKSIEFTSQNYNVAWELLCERFDNKKILINNHLKAIFNFEPIARESHKALRFMIDHITKNLRSLQSLDLPTDSWDILIIYLMSTKIDPVTLRKWEESKNSHTDLPTLKEFLNFLRNRADVLETMLVSKGEQKTSFTFHKEQKRHEHYHKDSHQQKSKSFVASSNEKHSQPSCPCCNDKHRIVECNKFHNLSPEGRSNEVVKHNLCSNCLRRGHNATECRLSGTCRICKQKHNTLLHRSDNNNVGNTVLNSLPVSLSAQTPSQVLLGTALIKVVNPETKNTYVARALLDAGSQSSFITSNLKHKMGLVGKNINTNVTGINNAPIFLSESCELSIESLVNPFSTYLKCLVMPQITGHIPNVPVDVTQLNLPEHIQLADPNFYQPCEVDLLLGAEVFYELMSPKQIKSRPGMPILQESKLGWIVVGPLTLNNCNLKHNGTQNKIHCNFTKEIHENLTKFWALEEVQSIKQPLCANDEFCDKHFTNTTKRLDNGRFSVLMPLCEDPETSLGDSYKMAEKRFINLEKKLKKCPDLKQQYTNFIKEYEDLGHLTKIERPTFGYMMPHHAVIRESSETSRLRVVFDASAKSSSNKSLNDIQCIGPVVQDDLFSILVRFRQHKYVLSGDITKMYRQISMDESQRHLQLILWRDDDSRPLDTLQLNTVTYGTASAAYLSTRCLVQLAKECRDPVISEVIQKDFYVDDLLTGASTEHELAHIHKNVTETLASACFPIRKFRTNCPQIFSQETETEALNLNKESSVLGITWAPNTDTLKFSININTDTTQTTKRNILSNTCKIFDPLGLLSASTITLKILLQTLWQLKLEWDTPVPKNIEKTWKNLISQLNILLTVSVPRFTLCTSPVVTELHCFVDASQNAYAACVYLRTVNDCNTVTISLLCSKTRVSPLKTVTIPRLELCAALLGARLVARVSEALRCQINKKIFWSDSTITIGWIRTQPKVLKAFVCNRIHEIHELTDRDSWRHVPTEHNPADLASRGVKPSVLVSSSLWWRGPSFLSEAESEWPQTPNIKIDLPELKVNHIRNKQMTDNVINFEKYSNALKLKRVYAYVFRFIKNCKTKARNTEPLNNHELNESLMFLVKMSQRESFSSEIEVLTKGNSLKHKSRILQLSPFLDANGVLRVGGRLENASLNYEQKHPALLDSKHHYTKMLMAAEHLRLFHAGPQLLLSSFREQFWPLAGRNLARSTVRKCITCTRLKGKTLEPFLGNLPSNRVSQCFPFQICGTDFAGPFMISSKKGRGNKISKCYLCIFVCFATKALHLEIVSDLTTQALIMCLKRFISRRGKPIILNCDNGKNYVGASN from the coding sequence ATGCCTTTATCTACGTGTACCGTAGAAACAATTACAAGTTTACAGATCAAAGAATTAACTATTCGCTTaacaaaaatagaaaatttattctttgaatttgATAACATTCAAACTAGAATTGAACTTTTGTGTGATGATGAGCAACAATATCTTGAAAGGGAAATATTTGAATCCCAATATTACAGCACAGTTTCCATTGCTCAagaaataattgaaaattattcgaaaactaacgaaaataaaaatgaaaatcacAGCTCCAACAAATCAACTTGTTCCGCCGCTTGTAGTGGgcaatttaataatgtaaaactACCCACAATTAATTTACCCAAATTCGATGGCAATTACCTTACGTGGTTAGAATACAGGGATACCTTTGACTctttaattaattcaaatgAGTCTATctcaaacataaataaatttcactACTTAAGGGCATCTTTAGAAGGAAACGCGGCAGTTGTGATTAAATCTATTGAGTTTACCTCTCAGAATTACAATGTAGCTTGGGAACTTTTGTGCGAACGGTTcgataacaaaaaaatattaataaataatcacCTAAAGGCAATATTTAATTTCGAACCAATTGCTCGTGAATCGCATAAGGCGCTTAGATTTATGATTGATCACATCACAAAAAATTTACGATCTCTTCAAAGCCTCGATTTACCTACAGATAGCTGGGACatcttaataatttatttaatgtcaaCAAAAATTGATCCTGTGACTTTAAGAAAGTGGGAAGAGTCAAAGAACAGTCATACAgacttacctactttaaaagaATTCCTGAATTTTTTGCGCAATCGAGCAGATGTTCTTGAGACGATGTTAGTTAGCAAAGGTGAACAGAAAACTTCGTTCACATTTCATAAAGAACAAAAAAGACATGAACATTATCATAAAGATTCACATCAACAAAAGAGCAAAAGTTTTGTAGCTTCTAGCAATGAAAAACATAGCCAGCCATCATGCCCGTGTTGTAATGATAAACATCGAATAGTTGAATGTAACAAGTTTCATAATTTATCTCCAGAAGGTAGGTCAAACGAAGTCGTAAAACATAACCTTTGTTCGAACTGCTTACGGAGAGGTCACAATGCTACTGAGTGTCGACTGAGTGGCACTTGTAGGAtctgcaaacaaaaacataatactTTATTACATAGATCGGATAATAATAACGTTGGTAACACAGTTTTAAACTCCTTACCTGTGTCACTATCAGCACAAACTCCAAGCCAAGTCCTATTAGGTACAGCCTTAATTAAAGTTGTCAatcctgaaacaaaaaatacttacgttGCTCGTGCCTTACTCGATGCGGGCAGCCAATCTTCATTCATCACCTCGAACCTGAAACATAAAATGGGTTTAGTaggtaaaaacataaatacaaatgtaACGGGCATAAACAATGCGCCAATATTTTTGTCAGAAAGCTGTGAATTGAGTATTGAATCATTAGTTAACCCGTTCAGTACTTACCTTAAATGTTTAGTGATGCCTCAAATCACCGGTCACATACCTAACGTTCCTGTAGACGTCACACAGCTTAACTTACCTGAACATATACAGCTGGCCGATCCTAATTTTTATCAGCCATGTGAAGTTGACCTTCTTTTAGGTGCAGAAGTGTTCTATGAGCTCATGTCACCTAAACAAATCAAGTCGAGGCCTGGTATGCCTATCCTTCAAGAATCCAAGTTAGGCTGGATTGTGGTAGGACCCCTCACTCTTAATAATTGTAACCTGAAACATAATGGTACTCAAAACAAGATTCATTGTAACTTTACAAAAGAAATTCATGAAAACTTAACAAAGTTTTGGGCTCTTGAAGAAGTTCAGTCCATAAAACAGCCTTTATGTGCTAATGATGAGTTCTGTGACAAACATTTCACGAACACTACTAAGCGTTTAGATAACGGTAGATTCTCAGTGCTAATGCCTCTTTGTGAAGATCCTGAAACATCACTCGGTGACTCAtataaaatggctgaaaaGCGTTTCATAAATCTTGagaagaaattaaaaaaatgtccAGATCTTAAACAGCAATatacaaatttcattaaagAGTATGAGGACCTAGGCCACTTAACAAAAATTGAAAGGCCTACCTTCGGCTACATGATGCCACATCACGCGGTAATACGTGAGTCAAGTGAAACTAGCCGTCTTAGAGTCGTGTTTGACGCATCCGCGAAATCTAGTTCCAATAAATCTTTAAACGACATTCAATGCATAGGTCCAGTTGTACAGGATGACTTATTCAGTATATTAGTTCGGTTTCGTCAACATAAATACGTGCTATCTGGCGACATCACAAAAATGTATCGGCAAATTAGCATGGACGAGTCTCAGAGACATTTGCAACTAATTTTGTGGCGCGATGATGATTCAAGGCCTCTTGACACTCTACAATTGAACACAGTAACGTATGGCACGGCATCTGCAGCTTATTTAAGCACAAGGTGTCTAGTTCAATTAGCAAAAGAATGCCGTGATCCAGTAATATCAGAAGTAattcaaaaagatttttacgTTGATGACCTCCTCACCGGAGCTTCAACTGAACATGAGTTAGCCCATATACATAAGAATGTAACTGAAACATTAGCCTCTGCTTGTTTTCCTATTCGTAAATTTAGAACCAATTGTCCTCAAATATTTTCTCAAGAAACAGAAACTGAGGCTcttaatttaaacaaagaatCAAGTGTGTTAGGAATTACTTGGGCACCTAACACAGATACATTAAAATTctcaataaacataaacacagACACTACACAAACAACGAAACGAAATATTTTGTCTAACACGTGCAAAATTTTCGATCCACTTGGCCTTCTGAGCGCTAGTACAATCACATTAAAAATACTTCTTCAGACTTTATGGCAATTAAAGTTAGAGTGGGACACCCCTGTTcccaaaaatattgaaaaaacatGGAAAAACTTAATATCCCAATTAAATATTCTACTTACAGTGTCAGTTCCGAGGTTCACGCTATGCACTTCTCCTGTCGTCACAGAACTTCATTGCTTTGTGGACGCTTCCCAAAATGCTTATGCTGCCTGCGTATACCTCCGAACCGTCAATGATTGCAACACAGTAACAATTAGCCTACTATGTTCTAAAACTAGGGTTTCACCTTTGAAAACCGTCACAATACCTCGTCTTGAGCTGTGTGCTGCTCTCCTAGGAGCGCGTCTGGTAGCGAGAGTAAGTGAGGCACTTCGTTGTCAAATTAACAAAAAGATTTTCTGGTCTGATTCAACGATCACTATAGGCTGGATAAGAACGCAACCTAAAGTCTTGAAAGCGTTTGTCTGTAATCGTATACATGAAATACACGAACTGACTGACCGTGATTCATGGAGGCATGTGCCGACGGAACATAATCCTGCGGACCTAGCCTCAAGGGGTGTAAAACCAAGTGTTTTAGTTAGCTCATCATTGTGGTGGCGAGGTCCTTCCTTTCTTTCAGAAGCGGAGTCAGAATGGCCTCAAACACCTAACATAAAGATAGATTTACCAGAGTTAAAAGTCAATCATATTCGTAATAAACAAATGACAGacaatgttataaattttgaaaaatattcgAATGCGTTAAAACTTAAAAGAGTGTATGCTTACGTGTTTCGGTTcataaaaaattgtaaaacaaAAGCCAGAAACACTGAGCCATTAAATAATCATGAACTTAATGAGTCTTTAATGTTTCTCGTTAAAATGTCACAAAGGGAATCCTTTTCATCTGAAATTGAAGTATTGACTAAAGGTAACTCACTTAAACATAAATCTCGTATTTTACAGTTATCTCCATTCCTCGATGCGAACGGCGTTTTGAGAGTGGGTGGTCGGTTGGAGAATGCTTCTCTAAATTACGAACAAAAACATCCAGCCCTTTTGGATAGTAAGCATCATTACACTAAAATGCTTATGGCAGCCGAGCACCTACGACTCTTCCACGCTGGCCCGCAACTACTCCTTAGTTCATTTAGGGAACAATTTTGGCCCCTAGCCGGGAGAAATTTAGCAAGAAGTACAGTTCGTAAATGCATAACATGTACAAGATTGAAAGGTAAGACTTTAGAGCCGTTTCTCGGTAACTTACCTTCCAATAGAGTATCTCAATGCTTTCCCTTTCAAATATGTGGCACTGATTTCGCTGGCCCTTTCATGATTTCAAGTAAAAAAGGTCGTGGCAATAAAATCTCAAAATGTTACTTATGTATATTCGTTTGTTTCGCAACAAAGGCCTTACATCTTGAAATAGTCAGCGATCTCACTACACAAGCCCTGATAATGTGCTTGAAACGCTTCATCTCCAGGAGAGGAAAACCGATTATTCTTAATTGTGATAATGGAAAGAATTATGTGGGTGCAAGCAATTAA
- the LOC125490303 gene encoding uncharacterized protein LOC125490303 produces MTAIAMRLLKVLMTMVISFFASTCTTEPMINVKKCSKELHREVHIFHQNVCSISNKKDDFELYISGLDKQPMYVCMTEHFLNKFSAPLFNMNHYYMAACNTRGIKSRGGSLILAHQNCKCEELEICKKMYKIDSFELCGVKDNDTNLIILCLYRTPTEKNFVEFITKLESLLEHFFSKKVILVGDFNVDLLTNNRYKNDFLNILTCYNFRPLFDEATFIRNNSLSCIDNFLTNLPTDDITNIEIDHNNLADRHAGISGTYKTTLVSSNNSKFSNNQGIYKEQRNYCKKNKYTFRDNILNQNWHALGVNGFLCKFTEIFHCSFPKRKRKINSNIENKNRWISKGIRVYSKMKRFLSSGNKSNTDASILVYKHNYISQYRKVIRSLKRNTVIKELVKTEFSSKSIWNVVNKHRNKKKCKHEKKLTLKLENRITDDPRLVVDTFSKLFNHSEIATTENFNAAHTILTTNTLKYL; encoded by the exons ATGACTGCAATTGCAATGAGATTGTTGAAAGTGCTAATGACAATGGTGATAAGCTTTTTCGCTAGTACTTgcactactgagccgatgatTAACGTTAAAAAATGTTCTAAAGAGTTACATAGAGAAGTTCACATTTTTCATCAAAATGTTTGTAGTATATCTAATAAAAAGGATGATTTTGAATTATATATTAGCGGTCTAGACAAGcaacctatgtatgtatgtatgactgaacactttttaaataaattctcGGCACCGCTTTTTAACATGAACCATTACTATATGGCCGCATGCAATACTAGAGGGATTAAGTCTAGAGGTGGCTCTCTCATATTAGCTCACCAAAATTGTAAATGTGAAGAGCTAGAAATCTGTAAAAAGATGTACAAAATTGACAGTTTTGAATTATGTGGTGTAAAAGATAATGATacaaacttaattattttgtgcTTGTACCGCACACCTACtgaaaaaaactttgttgAGTTTATTACTAAACTGGAATCACTGCTGGAACACTTTTTCAGCAAGAAGGTTATTCTTGTGGGTGATTTTAACGTAGACCTACTGACAAATAATAGATACAaaaacgattttttaaatattttgacatGTTATAATTTTCGACCACTATTTGACGAAGCAACGTTCATTCGAAATAATTCACTATCATGTATTGATAATTTTTTGACTAATTTACCCACTGATGACATAACTAATATTGAAATTGACCACAATAATCTAGCTGATAGACATGCAGGTATTTCTGGCACCTACAAAACTACACTCGTGTCATCAAACAATAGTAAATTTAGTAATAATCAGGGTATTTACAAAGAACAAagaaattattgtaaaaaaaacaaatacacttTCAGAGACAACATTTTAAACCAAAACTGGCATGCATTAGGTGTAAATGGCTTTCTATGTAAATTCACTGAAATATTCCATTGCAGCTTCCCAAAacgtaaaagaaaaataaactcaaatattGAGAACAAAAATCGTTGGATATCAAAAGGCATAAGGGTCTACAGTAAAATGAAGCGTTTTTTAAGTTCTGGAAATAAATCCAATACCGACGCTTCTATTTTGGTTTACaagcataattatatttccCAATACCGTAAAGTTATTAGAAGTCTAAAACGGAATACTGTCATAAAAGAACTTGTAAAAACTGAATTTTCATCGAAATCAAtatgg AACGTGGTTAACAAACAtcgtaacaaaaaaaaatgtaaacatgAAAAAAAGCTGACATTAAAACTTGAAAATAGAATTACTGATGACCCAAGACTTGTAGTGGACACATTTTCGAAACTTTTTAATCATAGCGAAATTGCTACCACAGAAAATTTTAACGCAGCTCATACTATATTGACAACCAACACG ttgaaatatttgtaa